The Mycobacterium seoulense genomic interval GGCGATGTCGATCTCGCCGCAACTGGCGTACCGGGTGCGCGGAGCCGCAGAACTCCCAGCCACGCATTCAGGCTAGTGCAGGTCACCGACATGCCGGAACCGGTCAGCGGCGGATGATCGGCACCAGGTAGCGCGCCGCGTACTCGCGAACGGCCGCGGGATCCGACGTGTCGAGCCGGTCGGTGGGAAAGACGATGATGCCCAGGGCGACGCGAAGCAGGATGTCGGCGATGTTGGTCAGGTCGCGGTCGGGGATGTCGGCCCCGCACCGGCGCAGGGTGTGGGCGATGCCGTCGGCGAACTGACCGATCGGGAAGGCCTGCGATCGGGAGAACATGCCCAGCAGCTCGGGTTCGCTGTCGGCGATCCGGGAGTACAGCGGGGAATCGTGGACCAGGCGGACCCCGAGGGCGAACGCCTCGATCACGGCCCGTTCCGGGTCGCAGCCGGCGGTGGCCCGGTCCAGGGTGGTGAAGAACTGTTCGGCCTCCCGGCGCACCACATGCCCGAACAGGTCGTCCTTGGTCGGGAACCGCCGGTAGATGGTGCTGCGGCTGACCCCGGCGCGCGCGGCGACGTCTTCGATGTTTGCCCGTCGCACGCCGTACGTCTCGAACACGCCGCGCGCGGTGTTCAGGATGGTGCGATCGAGGTCGGTGAGCTCGCCGAGATTGCCGTCAAGGCTGTGGTTCGGCATGGATGACGACCCTCACTGCAATCTCGTCGCGGGGTTGCTACTCTGACACAAAGATACGAGTTTGTGTCATCGCCTCGCAAGAAGATCGCCGGCTCGGACCGCAGGGGAGGGGAGCATGACGGCCCACAAAGACGAGTTGATCGGCCCGACGGCCGGCACGCGTTTCGACACCGGCGTGCGGGAGGCGGTGCCCATGCCGGTCGACGAAGCCGGCGATGAAGCCGGCGACTTCGCGCGGTTGGGACCGGAATCGTTGATCTGGAAGTTCTACGGGGACAACCGCACGCAATTCTTCGGGTTCCAGCGCACCGCCGGGGTCGAGAACTGCATCGAACAGCTCGCCCAGGGCGTGCTCGACCACTCGGTGGTCTTCAGCGACACGCTGGGGCGGGCCAAGCGGACCGCGCCTCCGCTGATGAAGACCGTCTACTCCGACCAACCGCGCGAGTGGGGCCGCCAGGTGCGGGACTTCCACAAAACGATCAAGGGGACCATCAGCGACGGCTCGCGCTATCACGCGCTGAATCCGGAGTTGTTCTACTGGGCGCACGCCAGCTTCGTCGACCAGGTCATCTACAACACCGACACCTTCATCCGCCGGTTGTCCCGAGCGGAGAAGGAGCAGATCTTCAACGAGGGCAAGGTGTGGTACAGCCTCTACGGCGTCAGCGACCGCGCGCAGCCGCAGACCTATGACGAGTTCCTCGCGTATTGGGACGAGATGCTCGAGCGGTTCGTCCCGCACAAGACCGTCCTGTATGGGACCGGCTACATCAGGAAGGGGATCCCGGGTCCGCGCTGGATTCCGCGGCCGGTCTGGACGGTGTTGTCCGCGCCGCTCAACGCCTACACCCGGCTGGTGTTGGTCGGAACCATGCCCCCGCAGATGCGCGAAGTCTGCCAGCTGGAGTGGAATCCGAAGAAGGAGAAGCGGTTTCAGCGGTTCGCCGCCGCCGTGCGCGCGCTCAACCCGGTGATCAATCGGCTGCCCGTCAAGATGATCTACACCCCCTGGGCGGCCACGGCGTGGCGGCGCTCGGGCGTCGACCCGCGGCGGCTGCACAACCGCGCCCGCTAGGCGATGCTCACGAGCGTTGTTCGGCGGCGGTGATGGCGCCGCTGAGCAGCTCGTCGATGACCTTCTTGAACACCGGCAGCATCAGCCGGTCAACGCCGGGGATCTTCAGCGTTGACCGTAGATGCCAGTTGACCTCGGTCCCGGTGTCCGTTTCACGCAGCTGGATCGTGCCGATGTGATTCCGGGTCGGTGCGCCCGAGAGCATTTTGTACGCGTAGCGGGTGGGTCGCTCATACTCGATGATCTCCTCGACGAATGGTGGTCCGATCGCCACCAGACGTCTGATCGCGCCGACACCGTTTGGTGCGGGGTCGCCTTCGCGATCGAGCGTGCTGCGCCGGAATCCCCGCGTGTTTTCCGCGATCGCGCGGTGATCGGTCATGGCGTCGAACACGGTCTCGATCGGCGCCGTGGAGGTCCGGGTGAGGGTGAACTCGATCATCCGCACTCCATGTTGCCGACATGCCCCGCCGGTATCCGATTGTCCGCCGCCATGATCCGTCCCCTCTCGCTACAGAGAACATAGCCCTACGGCCGGCCGCCCATCGAGGCCGCACAAGTCCCCGTGTCGACGGGGACCGCGCATCCGGCTGCCAACGTGAACGGCGGGTACACGGCACCGAAATTCCCTGCGAAGTAAGCCAGTACGGCGGCGGGCGCTTGGCGAGCCGACCCGCATGGGCCAGGATCTGTTGGTATGGCCGATATCGATTTCTCGTTGCTGGACGTTCCGAGATCGGAACCGGTCGAGGATCCCGAGGCCTACCTGCGCGCCGCGATAGCCTGGCATTTCGGCGACGACACCGGTTCCACGTTCTGGTTGCGGACCGCCGCGACGTTGGACTTCAACCCACTCACCGACGTCAACACCTTTGCCGATCTCGGACTCTTTCCCAACCTCGTCAACGAATTGCGCGGTGTGCCGGTCGAGGAGCTCATTCCGCGCGGCTACGGCGAACCGCGTCCGGTGCCGCAGGTGTTCGAGTCCGGCGGCACCACCGGCGCGCCGAAACGGACTGCGCAGCTACCGGATTGGGTCGCGCAGGTGGTGCGCTGGCAGACCGAGGACTTCGCCGGTGGCGGGTTTCGCCGCGGCACGGGCTTCCTGTGCCTGATGCCGAGCGGCCCGCACGGGGTGGGCTATTTCTCGCGGCTGGTCTCCGAGCGGCTCGGCGCGACCTTCCACGCAATCGACATCGATCCCCGTTGGGTGAAGAAGGTCGCCGCCCGCGGCGCGGCCGCCGAAGTCGCCGCATACGTCGACCATGTCGTCGAGCAGGCCGTGTTCGTGCTGCGGACGCAGAACGTCGCGAACCTGCACACCACGCCGCCACTGCTGGAGGCCATGGCCCGCGACGATCGGGTGGTCGATCTGATCAACGACAAGATCCGCTACCTGTTGCTCAGCGGCGCGCACGTGGACGCCGACACGCTTGATCTGCTCCGCGGCATCTTCCCGGCCACCACGATCACCATGGCCTTCGGCAGCACAATGGTGCTCTCCCAGGCGGTTACCCGAACGGACGACGGCGACGTGTTCGTGTTCGACCCGCGGACGCCGTACGTGGTGTTCTGGGTGGTCGACCCCGATACGGGAGAACGGGTGCCCTACGGGCAGATCGGCCAGGTGGTCATGCACCACATCAGCAAGGGCATGTTCATCCCGAACAACCTGGAGCGCGACCTGGCGATCAGGATGCCCGGGCCGGCGGGCGAGCTCAGCGACTCGGTGAGCGCGGTACGCCCGGTTTCCACCTTCGAGGGCGAGGCCGTCATCGAAGGCGTGTACTGAGCATGCCGGGCGAACGATCCGGGGTCGCAGCCGATTTGGTGCCGATCGACGCGCTGGGCCCCGACGGGGAGTACCGGACCCGCCGCCGCGAGGTCCTGTTCACCACCGCCGGTGTCGCGGTCGCCGAGTTGAGCATCGTGCCGCCGCTGTACGTCTCGCGCACCCTGGCCGCGCAACGCAAGGCGGCGCCACTGCCCGTCGGGCAGCGCGCGGCGGCGCTGCAGGCCGCCGCCGGCATTTTCACCGACGATGCCGTCGCCGGCCTGGACTTCGAGGGCTACGTGGCCCTGGCCAGCCGGATGTCTGGCGTGCCGATCGCGGTTACCCGCGCCGGAGCGCGCAGCGTCGCGGACGCCGTCGGCGGCGCGTTCGACGCGGTCCTGCCGGCCCGCCCGGTGGGCGCGACGCTCGACTGGCGGGAAAACGGGACCCCCGGGGGCGGCGCGGTTTGGGCGCGGCGCGGGGAGGTGTTCGCCGTGCACGCGGCGGGGAACGGTCCCGGCGTGCATGGCCTGTGGCCGCAGGCCCTGGCGCTCGGCTACCGGGTCGCGGTGCGGCCCTCCCGCCGCGAGCCGCTGACCGCGCACCGGCTGGTGCATGCCCTGCGGCAGGCCGGCTTTCGCCCTGAGGACGCCGTCTACCTGCCCACCGATCACGCCGGCGCCGACGAGATCATCCGCTCGGCCGACCTGGCCATGGTGTACGGCGGGCAGCCGGTGGTCGACAAGTACGCCGACGACCCGGCGGTGATCGTGAACGGACCGGGGCGGGCCAAGATCCTGATCACCGCCGACCAGGATTGGCGCGAGCACGTCGACCTCATCGTCGACTCAATCGCCAACCTCGGGGGCATGGCCTGCGTCAACACCACCGCCGTGCTGTACGAGGGTGATCCCGCCCCGCTGGCGCGCGCGATCGCCCAGCGGTTGGCGGCGATCAGGCCGCTGCCCACCGATGACGAGCGTGCCATCCTGCCCACCCAGCCCGTCGAGAACGCCCGGGCCCTGGCGGATTACCTGGCGGCCAAGGCCACCGGATCCACGCCGCTGCTCGGCGCCGAGCAGGTGGTCGCCGACCTCGGCGACGGCCATGCCGCGCTGCGCCCCGCCGTGCATCTCCTGCCCGCTCCCGACCCGGACAAGCTCAACGTCGAGCTGCCCTTCCCCTGTGTGTGGGTCTCGCCCTGGTCGCCCGGCGCCGGGATGGCGCCGCTACGGCATTCGCTGGTCGTCACCGCGATCACCGGCGACGAGCAGCTGGTCGACGACCTGCTCGCCGAGCCGACGATCGCCAACGTCTACTTCGGGCCGCATCCGACCTGGCACTCGGCCCCCGCCATCCCGCACGACGGGTTCTTGGCCGACGCGCTGATGCGCAACAAGGGCTTCATCCGGGACTGACGGCGGATCGAGGAATTGGAACAGCTCGATCCCTACCGAGTTCCCGGTGAGCAGGTGGGCCTGCCAGGCGCGGCGAAACCGGCGGCCGAAGACCGACGCCGCCTCCGGGTGGCCGGTGCTCTCGAGCACCCGCGGTCAGCTGCCGAAGCCACCCCGGCCACTCGCGACCGGCGGGGTGCCGCTGGTGCCGGCGTCGAGGTGGCTGGAGGCGAAGGCGACGCCCTTGTCGATCGTGGCGCCGTCGTCGGCGTAGGTGTTGTGCGCGGCGAAGTTCATTCCGTCGGAGCACACCGGGTCTTCGGTGGCGCAGACCTTGATGGTCTTGTCCTGATACGCCGGGCCGATGACGACGGGTGGTTCGCCGAGGAAGTTCATGGCGCGCACGTTGGGGGTGCCGAACAGCACGACCGAGGAGACGTGGCTGGCCACCGAGGGGTCCAGGGGCTTGGGCACGGTGTTGGGGTCGACGCCGTCGGGGACTGCGGGGGAGGTGACAAAGCCCATCACGGCCGCGCCCTGGGAGTAGCCGCCGAGCACCATTTTGGTGTTGGGGCAGTCGTGGGCCATCGAATTGATGTGGGTCGCGGCGTCTCTGATGCCGTCGATGCCGGTGTCCCATTGGTCGCTGGCGGGGTAGTTGACCGGGTAGACGTCGAAGGATTTGGTTCCCAGGCGGGAGTGCAGGGCGTCGACGAAGGCTTGTCCGGTGGGGCCGACGCCGGGGGCTTCGCCGGTGCCGCGGGCGAACACGACTTGGACGTCGGGGCATTGGGCGGCGGCGGTGGGTAGGAGGGAACCGGTCAGGGCCGAGGCGCCGAGGCCGGACGCCGCGGCGACTGCTGGAGCAACGAAACGGGCTATTTGACGTGCGATCATGCCGCCATTGTGCCCAGTCAACGTTGCCGCTAAACAGGGGAAAGCAGGGAAATTACTGCGAATTCACACAACTCGGTTCACCCCGCGTCTCGCCGGTCGAGACTGCTTGCGCGCGACCCTCATCCGGCGCTGTGGTGGGCCGCCGATCCGTCGCCCGCCTGGGTGCGACCGGCAACGCCGGGGCGGGGCGCGGGACTTGACCGCGATGTGGTCTGCTAGCTATGACGATTCGAGCGCACGGTGAACCCATCGGCCGATGCTCGACATGCGGCCCGAGTGAATGCAGCGGCAAAGTTGAACGCATTAGTTGAGGTCCTCAACAAGGTCACGGACCACCTGGCCAATCCGGCTCGGGTGTCGGATCCCGACAAGCTGCGCGGCGTCGTCACCGGTAAGACCGCGCTGGTGACCGGCGCCTCCTACGGAATCGGCGAGGCGACCGCGCGCCGGCTGGCCGCGGCGGGGGCCACCGTGCTGGCGGTCGCCCGGTCCGAGGAACGCCTCGGCGACCTGGCGGCGTCCGTCAACGCCGCCGGCGGCCGCGCGATCGCCTACCCGACCGACCTCACCGACGAGGCCGCCGTCGGCGCGCTGACCAAGGAGATCACCGAGCGCCACGGCGCGCTCGACATCGTGGTCAGCAATGCCGGTAAATCGTTGCGCCGCTCGCTGCATGACCAGTACGACCGGCCGCACGACTTTCAGCGCACCATCGACATCAACTATCTCGGGCCGATCTGGCTGCTGCTCGGGCTCCTGCCGGCCATGCGCGAAAGCGGGCGCGGGCACATCGTCAACGTTTCCAGTGTCGGCGTGCGCGTTGTGCCGGGGCCGCAGTGGGGCGCCTACCAGGCGTCGAAGGGGGCTTTTGACCGGTGGCTGCGCAGCGTGGCACCGGAACTGCACGCCGACGGTGTGGACGTCACCACCGTGTACTTCGCGCTGGTCCGCACCCGGATGATCGAACCCACACCCGTCCTGGGCCGGCTCCCCGGCCTATCGGCCGACCAGGCCGCCGATGCGATCGCCAAGGCGGTCATCGAGCGGCCCCGCAGCAACGAACCGCCGTGGGTGTTGCCGGCCGAGTTGGCCTCCGTGCTGCTGGCCGGGCCGGCCGAACGCGCCGCCCGGCTGTGGTATCGGCGGTTCTTCTCCGATTCCGGCGCCCGGAGGGCCCGGCCATGACCGACGAGGGGGTGGTCGGCACCGCGGCGCGGGCGCTGCTGCGGTCGCGGCTGCTCGCCCCGCCGTCGCCGCTCGCGACCCTGCGGCTGCTCCATGAGGCCCGCCGGGGCGGCACCAACCCCTTCACCCTGCTGGCGGTGACCGCGACCCGGTGGCCCGACCGCGCCGCGATCGTCGACGACGACGGCGCCTGCGACTACCGCCGACTGCGGTCGGCGACCGAATCGCTGGCGCGCCGGTTGTCCCGCGACGGGGTGGGGCCCGGCGATGCGGTGGGCATCATGTGCCGCAACGGGCGCGGCTTCATCGCCGGGGTCTTCGCGGCCGCCCTGGTGGGCGCCGACGTGGTCCTGGTCAACACCGACTTTCGCAGCGACGCCCTGGCGTCGGCGATGGGCGCCCACCGGATCGGCACGATGATCGCCGACGACGAGTTCGGCGAGCGCGCCCGTGCCGCCGACGCGTCGGTCGTCCTCATCGACCCCGCGACGGTCACCGCCCGGGAGGGTGACCCGCGGCCCGCCGTGGCCGCGCCCGGCCGGATCGTCCTGCTGACGTCGGGCACCACCGGCACGCCCAAGGGGGTGCCGCGCTCACCGCAGCTGCGTTCCGCGGTGGGCGTGTGGGTGACGATCCTCGATCGGACCGGCCTGCGCACCGGGTCGCGAATCTCGGTGGCGATGCCCATGTTTCACGGTCTCGGGCTGGGCATGATGATGCTCACCGTGGCCCTCGGCGGCACGGTGCTCACCCATCGCCACTTCGACGCGGAAGCCGCGCTCGCGCAGGCGTCGCTGCATCGCGCCGACGCGTTCACCGCGGTGCCGATCGTGCTCGCGCGCATCCTCGACCTGCCCGAGCGGGTGCGGGCCCGCAACCCGGTGCCCTACCTGCGGGTCGTGATGTCGAGCGGGGACCGGTTGGACCCGACCCTGGGACAGCGGTTCATGGACACCTACGGCGAGATTCTTTACAACGGTTACGGTTCCACCGAGGTCGGCATCGGGTCCCTGGCCACTCCGGCGGAGCTGCGGGAGGCGCCCGAGACCGTCGGTAAACCGGTCGCCGGCTGCCCGGTGCGCATCCTGGACAGGAACGGCAGGCCCGTCGGCGCGCGCGTCACGGGGCGCATCTTCGTCGGTGGGAACCTGGCGAGCGAGGGCTACACCGGCGGTGGCGCAAAGACCGTCGTCGACGGCATGACCAGCACCGGCGACATGGGCTACCTCGACAACGAGGGGCGGTTGTACATCGTCGGCCGCGAGGACGACATGATCATCTCCGGCGGCGAGAACGTCTATCCGCGCGCGGTCGAGAACGCGCTCGCCCAGCACCCCGCCGTCGCCGACAACGCGGTCATCGGCGTTCCCGACGAGCGGTTCGGCCAGCGGCTGGCCGCGTTCGTGGTCTTGCAGCCCGGCAGCAACACCGATCCGGAAGCGCTGCGGGAGTACCTCAAGGACAGGGTCTCGCGATTCGAGCAGCCCCGAGACATCAACGTCGTCAGCAGCATCCCGCGCAATCCGGCGGGCAAGGTTTTGCGCAAGGAGCTGTCCGGCTAGGACTGCCGCGAAGCCCTCAGTCGTGCTTGGGTTCCAGCGCGGCGACCTGCTTGGCCAGCCAGTTGGGCGCCAGCACCGACACGACGGTGGCGCCCGCGGTGGCGCTGACGACGCCGCTCCAGGCGACCGGACCCAGTGGCGTGCAACCGAAGAAGTGGCTGACGCCAGGGGTCTGGACGATGGCGACCAGCACGCCCGCGCTGCCCAGCGCCGTCCCCAGCACCAGCGGGCTGTGGCGGCGGGTCAGCAGGGTCTGCGCCAGCTGCGTGGTCACCAGCGCGGTCAGTCCCATGGTCGACGTGCGGCGCTCGGTGCCCGGCGTCCAGCGACCGATGGCCCAGGCCGCCGTCGCGCCCGCCGCCGTGACGGCGCCGCGGGTGACGATCTGCCGCATCAGCGGCGCGTCGAGCGACGGGGAGGGCCCGGACAGCGTCGCCAGTTGGAAGGCGCGGTGCAGCTCCTCGGCGTCGCGGTCGGCGCCGTCCTCGGCCTCCTCCGGCTCGGGGTACTGCGGGGTGACCGCGACCGCGAGCGCGGGGAACATGTCGGTCAGCAGGTTCACCAGCAGCAGCTGCCGGGTGCCCACCGGCGCGCGGCCGGTGCCCAGGGCGGTGCCGATGAGGGTGAACAGCACTTCGCCGACGTTGCCGCCGACCAGGATGCTCACGGCGTCCCGGACGCCGCCCCACATGCCGCGCCCCTCGACCAGCGCGTCGAGCAGCACGCCCAGATCGTTGTCGGTCAACACGATGTCGGCGGCGCCGCGCGCGGCGGACGAGCCGCGTCCGCTCACGCCGATGCCCACGTCGGCCATCCGGATGGCGGCCGCGTCGTTCGCGCCGTCGCCGACCATCGCGATCGCCTGCCCACCGGCCTGCAGCGCCGCGACGATCTGCACCTTCTGCTCGGGGCTGACGCGGGCGAAGACCTGCACGTCGGCGGCGACTTTGGCGCGATCCTCCTCACCCAGGGCCGCGAGTTCCGCGCCGGTGATCTCGCGCGCGTCCTCCGGTAGCCCCAGTTGCCGGGCGATCGCCCGCGCGGTCACCGGGTGGTCGCCGGTGATCAGCACCACCCGCCGGCCGGCCTCCACCAGCGCCTCGATGAGTGGTCGCGCCGACGGGCGCGCGGTGTCGGCCAACCCGACGTAGCCGAGCAATTCGAGGTCGTGTGCGGCGGCGTCGACTTCGTCGGCGTCGGTGGCGTCCTCGTCGGTGCCGCGTTCCCAGCGGCGCTGCGCCACCGCCAGCACCCGCAGGCCCTGCTCGGCCAGGCGCAACACCAGCGACTCGGCGCGGTCGTGCTCGGCCTCCGAGTCGGTGAACCGGCAGCGCGGCAGGACCTCTTCCGGCGCGCCCTTGACCATCAGCATCGGTCCGCCATTGCCGCCCGCGACGCCGATCGCGGCGGAGTAGCCGCGACTGGACTCGAACGGCACATCCGCGATCACGGTCCAATCCGAGGCCCATTGGGCATCGACGGAATTCGCCGCGGTGAGGATCGCCTCGTCGGTGGCGTGCGCGTGGCCGCCCCCGTTGTGGGGCTGGGTGCTGCTGCGGGCGGCGGCCCGCAACACCGCGACGGACGCCGGGTCGGCCACATCGGGGAACGCACCGTCCGCATCGGTCCCGTGCGGGACGCCGCGGACGACGCGCAGGTGGTTTTCGGTGAGCGTGCCGGTCTTGTCGAAGCAGATCGTCTGCACCCGGCCCAGCGCTTCGACCGCGCGCGGCGTGCGGACCAGGACGCCGCGCCGCGACAACCGTTGGGCGGCGGCCAGTTGGGCCAGGGTGGCCACCAGCGGCAGGCCCTCGGGAACCGCCGCCACGGCGATGGCGACCCCGTCGGCGACCGCCTGACGCAACGAGCCCTGGTGCAGCAGCGCCAAACCGGTCACCGCCGCGCCCCCGGCCAGGGTCAGCGGGAGCACCTTGCTGGTCAGCTCACGCAACCGGGCCTGCACCCCGGCCGCGGACTCGACGTCGGCGATCGCCGAGATCGCGCGCTGCGCCGCGGTGCCCGCACCGGTCGCCACCACGATCGCGCGGGCGTGCCCGGCGACGATGGTGCTGCCCTCGAACAGCATGCTGGCGCGGTCGGAGTCGGCGACGGCGACGGGCTCGACCTGCTTGTCCACCGGCAGCGATTCGCCGGTCAGGAAGGACTCGTCGACTTCGAGGTCCTCGGCGACCAGCAGGCGCGCGTCGGCCGGCACGACTTCCGGGGCGGCCAGGTCGATGATGTCGCCGGGGCGCAGGGATTTGGCGTTCACCGAGACCGTCCGCTCGGCGGTGCGCGCCGCCTCGAGCCGGCGGCGCGCCGTCGCGACCGCGGGGACGACCACGCGGCGCGCGTACTGATCCTGCTCGGCGAACAACTCGGCGACCGCCGCCTCGGCCCGCAGCCGTTGCACCCCGCCGGCGATCGCGTTGGCGGTCATGACGCCCGCCACCAGCAGCGCGTCGACGCTGCTGCCGACGATCGCCGAGGCCGCCGCGCCGACCGCCAGGATGGGGGTCAGCGGATCGGCGAGCTCGGCCCGGGTCGCGGTCAGCAGTCGCCCCACCTGGCTCGCCGGCCCGCGCAGCGGCGCCACCACGGGGTTGTAGGACAGGTCGTCGAGGAGCTGCCGCCAGGGCGCGACGCCGGGCTCGACGGCCAGGGGCCGGGTGCGGCTGGCCAACCGGGAGTAGACGATCTCGGGATCCAGGGCGTGCCAGGCGGTCAGGGGCTGGGGTGTGGGGTCGGGCAGCCGGAGCACCCGGGAGGCCGCGAAGGTGCCCTGCATCAGCGCGGCCGCCGCGGCGGCATTGACCGGGTTGAGCCAGCGCTGCACGGCGAACGGGCTCAGGGTG includes:
- a CDS encoding cation-translocating P-type ATPase produces the protein MRIPGVASVVAGMTDGAAQVVRAGLSTAAGAADALQTLTNPVTELAVPVMQSMAQTTGRAIGLTASANGSGPAVTPPIRWQSGRRVHLDLDPLLPFPGWHEHAPAVEEPVRRIPGVASAHVEGALGRLVVEFEKEDDNDAVLDQVRDTVCGVAADLTLVAAKDSPRTAPFADPGNPLAILVPASAAAMDVAAIGAAVTGWLGRLPVAPRSARAAAALLNHQPRVVAVLESRLGRVGTDIALSASTALANGLTQAIGTPLLDLAQRSLQVSEATAHRQRWRDREPELASPNRPQAPVVPVISSAGPKSQAPRHNSAAAAAGEASHVVVGGAIDAAIDTAKGSMAGPVEEYADQAANASLVAAAGALLAGGGTEAAAGALLAGVPRAAHVGRQTFAAVLGRGLANAGQLFLDPGALRRLDRVKVVVVDGAALRGDNRAVLQARGDVPGWDEDRVYEVADALLHGEEAPEPDPDELPATGARLRWVRAQGSSATPAQGLEHADLVVDGERVGSVDVGWEVDPFAIPLLQIAHRTGARVVLRHVAGTEDLTASVAVSHPPGTPLLQLVRDLRTDRGPVLLITALHRDFASTDTLAALAIADVGVALDDPQAATPWTADIITGTDLAAAVRILSAIPVAREATESAVRLAKGGSTLAGLLLVTGDPSTLSPFAVQRWLNPVNAAAAAALMQGTFAASRVLRLPDPTPQPLTAWHALDPEIVYSRLASRTRPLAVEPGVAPWRQLLDDLSYNPVVAPLRGPASQVGRLLTATRAELADPLTPILAVGAAASAIVGSSVDALLVAGVMTANAIAGGVQRLRAEAAVAELFAEQDQYARRVVVPAVATARRRLEAARTAERTVSVNAKSLRPGDIIDLAAPEVVPADARLLVAEDLEVDESFLTGESLPVDKQVEPVAVADSDRASMLFEGSTIVAGHARAIVVATGAGTAAQRAISAIADVESAAGVQARLRELTSKVLPLTLAGGAAVTGLALLHQGSLRQAVADGVAIAVAAVPEGLPLVATLAQLAAAQRLSRRGVLVRTPRAVEALGRVQTICFDKTGTLTENHLRVVRGVPHGTDADGAFPDVADPASVAVLRAAARSSTQPHNGGGHAHATDEAILTAANSVDAQWASDWTVIADVPFESSRGYSAAIGVAGGNGGPMLMVKGAPEEVLPRCRFTDSEAEHDRAESLVLRLAEQGLRVLAVAQRRWERGTDEDATDADEVDAAAHDLELLGYVGLADTARPSARPLIEALVEAGRRVVLITGDHPVTARAIARQLGLPEDAREITGAELAALGEEDRAKVAADVQVFARVSPEQKVQIVAALQAGGQAIAMVGDGANDAAAIRMADVGIGVSGRGSSAARGAADIVLTDNDLGVLLDALVEGRGMWGGVRDAVSILVGGNVGEVLFTLIGTALGTGRAPVGTRQLLLVNLLTDMFPALAVAVTPQYPEPEEAEDGADRDAEELHRAFQLATLSGPSPSLDAPLMRQIVTRGAVTAAGATAAWAIGRWTPGTERRTSTMGLTALVTTQLAQTLLTRRHSPLVLGTALGSAGVLVAIVQTPGVSHFFGCTPLGPVAWSGVVSATAGATVVSVLAPNWLAKQVAALEPKHD